A genomic stretch from Desulfovibrio sp. includes:
- a CDS encoding UbiX family flavin prenyltransferase — MRDILVGVSGASGMPLAVCLLRCLASMPAVRVHCVVSHGAQAVLRAECGSGPELLTTLASHSYDADNLGAGPSSGSWWRRGTSPAAMILVPCSMGSLGAIASGATRNLVHRSADVALKERLPLVLVTRESPLSAIHLRNMLALSEAGAVIMPFSPGFYLNPQTLDDMLLYMCGRILDQVGLPHALGRWPG, encoded by the coding sequence GTGCGTGACATTCTGGTGGGCGTCAGCGGCGCAAGCGGCATGCCGCTGGCCGTATGCCTTCTGCGTTGCCTGGCGTCCATGCCTGCCGTGCGCGTACACTGCGTTGTCTCACACGGCGCGCAAGCCGTGTTGCGCGCCGAATGCGGGAGCGGGCCCGAACTGCTGACCACGCTTGCCAGTCACAGCTATGACGCCGACAATCTTGGGGCCGGGCCGTCAAGCGGTTCGTGGTGGCGCAGGGGGACAAGTCCGGCAGCCATGATTCTGGTTCCCTGCTCCATGGGCTCATTGGGGGCCATTGCGTCAGGCGCCACGCGCAACCTTGTGCATCGGTCGGCAGACGTGGCGCTCAAGGAGCGCCTGCCCCTGGTGCTGGTGACGCGTGAAAGCCCGCTTTCGGCCATACATTTGCGCAACATGCTCGCATTGAGCGAGGCCGGGGCCGTCATCATGCCGTTTTCTCCCGGTTTTTACCTGAATCCGCAAACCCTGGACGACATGCTGCTGTACATGTGCGGCCGCATACTTGATCAGGTGGGTCTGCCGCATGCTCTGGGCCGCTGGCCCGGATGA
- the phnD gene encoding phosphate/phosphite/phosphonate ABC transporter substrate-binding protein, with protein sequence MMHLRILLFFYILLSTWALPATTFAQDPPVPGAAQRLRVAVAPMMSPSDTFESYFRLLQYLGSKLGMELEFVQRKTHAEVRDLLHSNSIDMAFICSGPYALDTVDTGQNLLAMPVVQGESTYQSYVIVHASSQAKSLDDLRGKSFAFTDPDSNTGYLSPVFLLRQAGQSPESFFSSTIFTHSHDNSILAVARGLVDAAAVNSLVWDYSEARRPEITGKTRVLVKSGTFAIPPVVTAAGMDDSKRDKIRDILLHMHESPEGRAMLQDLRIDRFVVPEDAWYANVRRMAAPLSPEGPSHGQTLP encoded by the coding sequence ATGATGCATCTTCGCATCCTGCTGTTTTTTTATATACTGCTCTCCACCTGGGCACTGCCGGCAACCACGTTTGCCCAGGATCCGCCGGTTCCGGGCGCAGCCCAGAGGCTCAGGGTGGCTGTGGCCCCCATGATGTCCCCCAGTGACACCTTTGAGTCCTATTTTCGGCTGCTGCAGTATCTTGGCAGCAAACTGGGCATGGAACTCGAATTCGTCCAGCGAAAAACCCATGCCGAGGTGCGCGACCTGCTGCACAGCAACAGCATAGACATGGCCTTCATCTGTTCCGGCCCCTACGCCCTGGACACTGTGGATACCGGGCAAAACCTTCTGGCCATGCCGGTTGTGCAGGGTGAGAGCACCTACCAGTCCTATGTCATCGTACATGCCTCAAGCCAGGCCAAAAGCCTGGACGACCTGCGCGGCAAATCTTTTGCCTTTACAGACCCCGACTCCAACACCGGCTATCTGAGTCCTGTTTTTTTGTTGCGCCAGGCCGGGCAGTCTCCTGAATCGTTTTTCAGCAGCACCATTTTTACCCACAGCCATGACAATTCCATACTGGCGGTGGCGCGCGGCCTGGTGGACGCCGCTGCCGTCAACAGCCTCGTATGGGACTACAGCGAAGCCCGGCGGCCTGAAATAACAGGAAAAACCAGGGTACTTGTCAAATCCGGCACGTTTGCCATCCCCCCTGTGGTCACCGCAGCGGGCATGGACGACAGCAAGCGCGACAAAATCCGCGATATCCTGCTGCATATGCACGAAAGCCCGGAGGGGCGCGCCATGTTGCAGGATCTGCGCATTGACCGCTTTGTGGTGCCAGAGGATGCCTGGTACGCCAATGTGCGCCGCATGGCGGCGCCGCTTTCTCCCGAGGGGCCTTCGCATGGGCAAACTCTCCCTTAA
- a CDS encoding metal-dependent hydrolase: protein MSDIRWLGHSAFKISCNEAHVVIDPFLAPQFGLTVADVGPADIVLVTHDHGDHVGAAADICQATGAMLGAVVGTAHKAAAGLPDSQILNGIGFNIGGTVTHKGISVTMTQAFHTSDSGCPTGYIVRMPDGLTVYHSGDTCVFGDMALWGQLYHIDVALLPIGGVFTMDAPQAALACKLLGCKSVVPMHWGTFPVLAQNTKAFEAELAKLALPCACVTMEPGQTLSFPVDGR from the coding sequence ATGAGTGATATCAGATGGTTGGGACATTCAGCGTTCAAGATCAGCTGCAATGAGGCGCATGTGGTCATTGATCCGTTTCTGGCACCGCAATTCGGCCTCACGGTTGCCGATGTGGGCCCTGCGGATATTGTGCTCGTGACCCACGACCACGGCGACCATGTGGGCGCAGCCGCGGATATTTGCCAGGCCACAGGGGCCATGCTGGGCGCTGTGGTGGGCACGGCCCACAAGGCCGCCGCCGGGCTGCCCGACAGTCAGATACTCAACGGCATAGGCTTCAATATTGGCGGTACGGTGACGCACAAGGGCATCAGCGTGACCATGACCCAGGCCTTCCATACCAGTGATTCCGGGTGTCCCACAGGCTACATAGTGCGTATGCCCGATGGCCTCACGGTCTATCATTCCGGCGACACCTGTGTTTTTGGCGATATGGCCCTGTGGGGGCAGCTGTACCACATTGACGTGGCCCTCTTGCCCATCGGCGGCGTTTTCACCATGGACGCCCCCCAGGCCGCCCTGGCCTGCAAGCTGCTCGGATGCAAAAGCGTTGTGCCCATGCATTGGGGCACCTTTCCCGTGCTGGCGCAGAATACAAAGGCCTTTGAAGCGGAGCTGGCAAAACTTGCTCTGCCCTGCGCCTGCGTGACCATGGAGCCAGGGCAGACGCTTTCATTCCCCGTTGATGGCCGCTAA
- a CDS encoding flagellin, with product MYINHNQMATQVANTLTSNYGKLSTSVQRLSTGLRVNSAADDAAGLAIRELMRTDIAALQQGVRNANDAISLIQTADGALSVIDEKLIRMKELAEQAATGTYDSTQRLMIDSEYQAMASEITRIANATDFNGLKLLDGSLSGDTHSGSAMESTGKMKIHFGTMNDSAEDYYYIQIGTSTASALGVGNQATAHSSTADARTVSTQEAAQKALVGLNAAVVSKDKIRAHLGALQNRLENTISNLTTQSQNLQAAESRISDVDVATEMTSFVRNQILTQSAVAMLSQANSMPQMAMKLIG from the coding sequence ATGTATATCAATCACAATCAGATGGCCACGCAGGTGGCCAATACGCTGACATCGAACTATGGCAAGCTGTCAACTTCGGTGCAGCGTCTGTCCACGGGTCTGCGCGTCAACTCCGCGGCTGACGATGCCGCCGGCCTCGCCATTCGCGAATTGATGCGTACCGACATCGCCGCTCTGCAGCAGGGTGTGCGTAACGCCAACGATGCCATTTCCCTCATCCAGACGGCTGACGGCGCTCTGAGCGTCATCGACGAAAAGCTCATCCGCATGAAGGAACTGGCTGAACAGGCCGCTACGGGCACCTATGATTCCACCCAGCGTCTGATGATCGACTCGGAGTACCAGGCCATGGCTTCGGAAATTACCCGAATTGCCAATGCCACGGACTTCAACGGTCTCAAGCTGCTGGACGGAAGCCTGTCTGGCGACACGCACAGCGGGTCTGCCATGGAATCGACCGGCAAGATGAAGATCCACTTCGGAACCATGAACGACTCGGCGGAAGACTACTACTACATCCAGATCGGCACGAGCACCGCCTCGGCTCTGGGTGTGGGCAACCAGGCTACCGCTCACAGCAGCACTGCTGACGCCCGTACGGTTTCCACCCAGGAAGCCGCGCAGAAGGCTCTGGTGGGGCTGAATGCCGCAGTGGTCTCCAAGGACAAGATCCGTGCTCACCTTGGCGCATTGCAGAACAGGCTGGAAAACACCATCTCCAACCTTACCACCCAGTCCCAGAACCTGCAGGCTGCCGAATCCCGCATTTCCGACGTGGACGTGGCCACGGAAATGACGTCATTCGTGCGCAACCAGATCCTCACCCAGTCCGCTGTGGCCATGCTTTCGCAGGCCAACAGCATGCCTCAGATGGCCATGAAGCTTATTGGCTAA
- a CDS encoding alpha-hydroxy-acid oxidizing protein, which yields MDKDNKIDGFDRREFLKNAMAIGAGVAVAPLLASEVQAATAAVAAAPAAAPAGGKLTMAEVLRVAREKLYPRCRVCPECNGVACAGEVPGFGGIGSGQAFKNNYDALNHIKLNMRTLHDMKKPDLAVEIFGEKLSMPLLSAATGGVTYNMGGKMTEEDYINAILGGCRGAGTLGLAADGIGDPIETFKRRMDVLKAAYNGKGIAILKPRTQEEVIKRVRLMEEAGAVAFGMDVDSAGRAARALPGQTVEPKTFAQIRELSRASSLPFIVKGIMTVEEAQRAVDAGAKGIVVSNHGGRVLDYTPGVAEVLPAIADKVKGHTVIFADGAVRRGTDVLKLLALGADACLIGRPLIRGAHGGGAAGVTLMLEAIKQELEAMMVLTATPNLRNVSSSILMGA from the coding sequence ATGGACAAGGACAACAAGATTGATGGTTTTGACCGCCGCGAATTTTTGAAAAACGCCATGGCCATTGGTGCTGGCGTAGCCGTGGCCCCGCTGCTTGCTTCGGAAGTCCAGGCGGCCACCGCCGCTGTGGCCGCTGCGCCAGCCGCCGCGCCCGCCGGTGGCAAGCTGACCATGGCGGAAGTGCTGCGCGTGGCCCGTGAAAAGCTCTACCCCCGCTGCCGCGTGTGCCCCGAATGCAATGGCGTCGCCTGTGCTGGCGAAGTGCCCGGCTTTGGCGGCATTGGCTCGGGCCAGGCTTTCAAGAACAACTATGACGCGCTCAATCATATCAAGCTGAACATGCGCACCCTGCATGATATGAAGAAGCCCGACCTTGCCGTGGAAATCTTCGGCGAAAAGCTGTCCATGCCCCTGCTGTCCGCCGCCACTGGCGGCGTGACGTACAACATGGGCGGCAAGATGACCGAAGAGGACTACATCAATGCCATTCTTGGCGGTTGTAGAGGCGCTGGCACGCTGGGTCTGGCCGCGGACGGCATCGGCGACCCCATTGAAACCTTCAAGCGCCGCATGGACGTGCTCAAGGCTGCCTACAACGGCAAGGGCATCGCCATCCTCAAGCCCCGCACGCAGGAAGAAGTCATCAAGCGCGTGCGCCTTATGGAAGAAGCCGGCGCTGTGGCCTTTGGCATGGACGTGGACTCCGCCGGACGCGCCGCCCGCGCTCTGCCTGGCCAGACCGTGGAGCCCAAAACCTTTGCCCAGATCCGCGAACTTTCGCGCGCGTCGAGCCTGCCCTTTATCGTCAAGGGCATCATGACCGTTGAAGAAGCACAGCGCGCTGTGGACGCCGGAGCCAAGGGCATTGTGGTGTCCAACCACGGCGGCCGCGTGCTGGACTACACCCCCGGCGTGGCCGAAGTGCTGCCCGCCATTGCCGACAAGGTCAAGGGACATACCGTTATTTTCGCCGACGGCGCGGTGCGGCGCGGCACTGACGTACTCAAGCTGCTGGCCCTTGGCGCGGACGCCTGCCTCATCGGCCGTCCCCTTATCCGTGGCGCGCACGGCGGCGGCGCTGCCGGCGTCACCCTGATGCTCGAAGCCATCAAGCAGGAACTTGAAGCCATGATGGTTCTGACCGCCACGCCCAACCTGCGCAATGTTTCTTCGTCCATCCTCATGGGGGCGTAG
- the rimO gene encoding 30S ribosomal protein S12 methylthiotransferase RimO — protein MTYKTSLKKLKVWTLSLGCPKNRVDSERLLGSLGVPVTHVEHMGRADLVFINTCGFIDPAVRESLRAVLDAGQRLGSCKKKPLLVVGGCMVGRYGAEGLAEDLPEVDLWLPTAALPLWPSMVADALGLPRPPESVPGGGRLLSTGPSYAWLKVGEGCRHNCAFCTIPSIRGGLKSLTAEHIVDEARALLGQGVRELALVAQDLTSWGADLGYKNGLPLLLEKLVGLEGLAWLRLLYLYPTGVNPELLQLIRDTGAPLLPYLDIPLQHAHPDVLSRMGRPFAGNPRRVLDTVRQILPQAALRTTFIVGYPGETEEHFESLCRFVEESAFQHVGVFAYYAEDGTLAATLPDQVPDEVKQWRRDTLMDIQADISERLLAAHVGSRMQVLVDAPHPEWPGLHSGRVWLQAPEVDGITYVSGPGVAPGALVECDIVENTEYDLTALA, from the coding sequence ATGACATACAAAACAAGCCTGAAAAAACTTAAAGTCTGGACACTGAGCCTCGGCTGCCCCAAAAACAGGGTGGACAGCGAGCGCCTGCTGGGTTCATTGGGCGTGCCCGTGACCCATGTGGAGCACATGGGCCGCGCCGACCTCGTCTTTATCAATACCTGCGGATTTATCGATCCTGCGGTTCGGGAATCCCTGCGCGCTGTTCTGGATGCCGGACAGCGCCTTGGCTCCTGCAAAAAAAAGCCTCTGCTTGTGGTGGGCGGCTGTATGGTCGGCCGCTATGGAGCGGAAGGACTGGCCGAGGATCTGCCCGAGGTGGACCTGTGGCTGCCCACGGCGGCCCTGCCGCTCTGGCCGTCCATGGTGGCGGATGCCCTTGGTCTGCCGCGTCCGCCGGAGTCTGTGCCGGGCGGGGGCCGTCTGCTTTCCACAGGGCCGTCCTACGCATGGCTCAAGGTGGGCGAGGGATGCAGGCACAATTGCGCTTTTTGCACCATTCCTTCCATCAGGGGCGGGCTCAAGTCCCTCACGGCCGAGCACATAGTTGACGAGGCCAGGGCACTGCTGGGACAGGGCGTGCGTGAACTGGCGCTGGTAGCTCAGGATCTCACGTCCTGGGGCGCGGATCTTGGTTATAAAAACGGTCTCCCCTTGCTGCTGGAAAAGCTGGTGGGGCTAGAGGGGCTGGCATGGCTGCGCCTCCTGTATCTCTATCCCACCGGGGTAAACCCGGAACTGCTGCAACTTATCAGGGATACCGGAGCACCGCTCCTGCCCTATCTGGACATTCCCTTGCAGCACGCCCATCCCGATGTGCTTTCCCGCATGGGGCGGCCTTTTGCAGGCAATCCCCGGCGTGTGCTTGATACCGTACGGCAAATTTTGCCGCAGGCGGCGCTGCGCACCACCTTTATTGTGGGCTACCCCGGCGAGACGGAAGAGCACTTTGAAAGCCTGTGCCGCTTTGTGGAAGAAAGCGCCTTCCAGCATGTGGGCGTTTTTGCCTATTACGCCGAAGACGGCACCCTGGCGGCCACCCTGCCCGATCAGGTGCCTGACGAGGTAAAACAGTGGCGGCGCGACACCCTTATGGACATACAGGCAGACATCAGCGAGCGCCTGCTGGCAGCCCACGTGGGCAGCCGCATGCAGGTGCTTGTGGACGCGCCGCATCCCGAATGGCCGGGCCTGCACAGCGGGCGCGTGTGGCTTCAGGCGCCGGAGGTGGACGGCATCACCTATGTAAGCGGCCCGGGTGTTGCACCCGGCGCCCTTGTCGAATGTGATATTGTTGAAAATACGGAATATGACCTGACTGCCCTGGCATAA
- a CDS encoding substrate-binding domain-containing protein: MRHFYKTLLLLLFVALMAAPAGATERKTLRYGGGGQGTVVFDGPLHASKGFVCNDCHVSIFPPAQKAHITMEDHFKGVACFTCHNQVVVSRDCGFCHRKFEPAPLSTTFNMADSPEANVPAPVALKKTRQELQSPLTYEGASTVGSMIMPEAAKLFTAHTGVPFGEMGIAGAGAGLKAVAAGKVSMGGLASAITDKEKAQVVAWQVIGYDVMGVFVHPSNPVRTLSMEQLRAIFSGRETNWKAFGGPDAPIVVYSEALAGGRATVKAFQDMVLRGDAYGKLVELDDAVDCVADVAKDPAGITASSLSFAIPGVEVLKVNGAAPEKAAVQSGAYPLKRPLTLITLQPTGNIQAFFDFMLSPEGQDVVSKHFVPVK; encoded by the coding sequence ATGCGGCATTTTTACAAAACGCTTCTGCTGCTCCTGTTTGTGGCGCTCATGGCAGCGCCTGCCGGGGCAACGGAACGCAAGACCCTCCGTTACGGCGGCGGCGGACAGGGCACGGTCGTTTTTGACGGCCCCTTGCATGCATCCAAGGGCTTTGTCTGCAACGACTGCCATGTCTCCATCTTTCCTCCGGCGCAGAAGGCCCACATAACCATGGAAGACCATTTCAAGGGCGTGGCGTGTTTTACCTGCCACAACCAGGTTGTGGTCTCGCGCGACTGCGGCTTTTGCCACCGCAAGTTTGAACCCGCTCCCCTCTCCACCACCTTCAACATGGCCGACAGCCCCGAAGCCAACGTGCCTGCCCCTGTGGCCCTCAAAAAGACGCGTCAGGAGCTTCAGTCGCCGCTGACGTATGAGGGCGCATCAACCGTGGGCAGCATGATCATGCCCGAAGCCGCCAAGCTGTTTACCGCGCACACGGGTGTGCCCTTTGGCGAAATGGGCATAGCTGGCGCGGGTGCCGGGCTCAAGGCCGTGGCCGCGGGCAAGGTGTCCATGGGCGGTCTGGCCAGCGCCATTACGGACAAGGAAAAAGCTCAGGTCGTGGCATGGCAGGTCATTGGCTACGACGTCATGGGCGTGTTTGTGCATCCCTCAAATCCCGTGCGGACACTGAGCATGGAGCAGCTGCGCGCCATCTTCAGCGGCAGGGAAACCAACTGGAAAGCCTTTGGCGGCCCCGACGCCCCCATTGTGGTGTACAGCGAAGCCCTTGCAGGCGGCCGCGCCACGGTGAAAGCCTTTCAGGATATGGTTCTGCGTGGGGATGCTTACGGCAAGCTGGTGGAACTTGACGACGCGGTCGACTGCGTCGCCGATGTGGCCAAAGACCCTGCCGGTATTACGGCCTCTTCATTGTCCTTTGCCATACCCGGCGTGGAAGTGTTGAAAGTCAACGGCGCTGCGCCGGAAAAAGCCGCCGTGCAATCCGGCGCATATCCGCTCAAGCGCCCCCTGACGCTCATCACGCTGCAACCAACAGGCAACATTCAGGCTTTCTTCGACTTCATGCTGTCGCCCGAAGGTCAGGACGTTGTAAGCAAGCACTTTGTGCCGGTGAAGTAA
- a CDS encoding Hsp20/alpha crystallin family protein has protein sequence MRNNLRLIPNRWFVPREALRQREGTGHKVDDIDRFFQGLFQGMLTPWDSMRGDWPRQKEDEALSPSMDMTGDEKAYVLNVELPGVEPENVDVSVKDRELVISGEKKRETTEENENCCVSERVFGSFRRILALPEDVDINGISATHKNGVLRIAIPRKAEALPEVKKIEIAKA, from the coding sequence ATGCGTAACAACCTGCGTCTTATCCCCAACCGGTGGTTTGTACCGCGCGAAGCACTGCGTCAACGCGAAGGAACTGGCCATAAGGTCGATGACATTGACAGATTCTTCCAGGGCCTGTTTCAGGGCATGTTGACGCCCTGGGACAGCATGCGTGGCGACTGGCCCAGGCAGAAAGAGGACGAAGCCCTCAGCCCCAGCATGGACATGACCGGCGATGAAAAAGCCTATGTCCTGAACGTGGAGTTGCCGGGTGTGGAACCGGAAAACGTGGATGTTTCCGTGAAAGACCGTGAGCTTGTCATAAGCGGCGAGAAAAAGCGGGAGACGACGGAAGAAAATGAAAACTGCTGCGTGTCGGAAAGGGTGTTCGGCTCCTTCCGAAGGATTTTGGCCCTGCCGGAAGATGTGGACATAAACGGCATAAGCGCCACCCATAAAAACGGCGTGTTGCGCATTGCCATCCCCCGCAAGGCTGAAGCCCTGCCGGAAGTGAAAAAGATTGAAATTGCCAAGGCCTGA
- a CDS encoding flagellin has product MYINHNQMATQVTNTLTANYGNLRTSVQRLSTGLRVNSAADDAAGLAIRELMRTDIAALQQGVRNANDAISLIQTADGALSVIDEKLIRMKELAEQAATGTYDSTQRLMIDSEYQAMASEITRIANATDFNGIKLLDGSLSGDTHSGAAMESTGKMKVHFGTMNDSAEDYYYIKIGTSTASALGVGNQAKAFTTESDARTVSTQEAAQKALVGLNAAVISKDKIRAHLGALQNRLENTISNLTTQSQNLQAAESRISDVDVATEMTSFVRNQILTQSAVAMLSQANSMPQMALSLITR; this is encoded by the coding sequence ATGTATATCAATCACAACCAGATGGCCACGCAAGTGACCAACACGTTGACAGCCAACTATGGCAATCTGCGCACCTCGGTGCAGCGCCTGTCTACGGGCCTGCGCGTCAACTCTGCGGCTGACGATGCCGCCGGCCTCGCCATTCGCGAACTGATGCGCACCGACATCGCCGCCCTGCAACAGGGCGTGCGTAACGCCAATGACGCCATTTCCCTCATCCAGACAGCTGACGGCGCTCTGAGCGTCATCGACGAAAAGCTCATCCGCATGAAGGAACTGGCCGAACAGGCCGCCACCGGCACCTATGACTCCACGCAGCGCCTGATGATCGATTCGGAGTACCAGGCCATGGCTTCGGAAATTACCCGAATCGCCAATGCCACGGACTTCAACGGCATCAAGCTGCTGGACGGCAGCCTGTCTGGCGACACGCACAGCGGGGCTGCCATGGAATCGACCGGCAAGATGAAGGTCCACTTCGGCACCATGAACGACTCGGCGGAAGACTACTACTACATCAAGATCGGCACGAGCACCGCCTCGGCCCTGGGTGTGGGCAACCAGGCCAAGGCATTCACCACCGAGTCTGACGCCCGTACGGTTTCCACCCAGGAAGCCGCGCAGAAGGCCCTGGTGGGACTCAATGCCGCCGTAATCTCCAAGGACAAGATCCGTGCTCACCTTGGCGCTTTGCAAAACAGGCTGGAAAACACCATTTCCAACCTTACCACCCAGTCCCAGAACCTGCAGGCTGCCGAATCCCGCATTTCCGACGTGGACGTGGCCACGGAAATGACGTCATTCGTGCGCAACCAGATCCTCACCCAGTCCGCTGTGGCCATGCTTTCGCAGGCCAACAGCATGCCTCAGATGGCGCTTTCGCTCATCACAAGGTAG
- a CDS encoding sigma 54-interacting transcriptional regulator, with protein MGKLSLKATVLLAMGVLVVSSCLLTAFIAAQRYSQSLEQALTRHARSITQSLSGPIAEMVLINDIIGVQRLLDTQFDRDLDQGYALLEVQGRVYAHTLEHRMPDILLPPAVKTGEAHDAPAETGVREEKGVPAGVTERIVTLSNGRRYHEIAWPLLDGHAGVLRMGFSQHDIEMRISQLWKETAGLTFIILLLALVAGTLWLRRVGRPLAALSRALDSVGRGNLTTRVAVYGQNEVAVMARAFNSMSEKLEGTMLSMEAQAAALQRSHRQLRLCNDIVTAFAALDGLEIMARRLPDYLSDIAPVPYCLLFLEHDRNCVVTAQGRACTPLFGRDAWDSALQLLEGRENIFTTSGLKEPLASPEVSACPCQTVVCIVHEHVLCGALMAGHGPKGMDEADLAALALVLNQIAGSISRALRYEKESRGQRLHEGVDNFNGMLGRSSRMRAIFQRIADVASSDATVLITGESGTGKELAARAIHKLSGRREKPFVVINCAAYPESLLESELFGYEKGAFTGALRQKPGRFEQADGGTVFLDEIGEISPVAQVRLLRVLQTRQFERVGGEETLTVNVRVLAATNRDLAAEVRKGQFREDLYYRLDVISLVMPPLRDRPGDLPLLARHFLESLAKRTGRQPCTLSPAATRLLMAYDWPGNVRELENMLEQCATLSRHGAITPADLPERMRVFNVPGASGRPSSISHSAAAQTLEDKEATAIREALEQCAWSRKDAAARLGIGRTTLYSKMKRYGIRPPETA; from the coding sequence ATGGGCAAACTCTCCCTTAAGGCCACGGTTCTGCTGGCAATGGGAGTTCTGGTTGTTTCCAGTTGCCTCCTGACAGCCTTTATTGCAGCCCAGCGCTATTCCCAGAGCCTGGAACAGGCCCTGACCCGGCACGCCCGCAGCATAACCCAAAGCCTTTCCGGCCCCATTGCCGAAATGGTGCTCATCAACGACATCATCGGCGTCCAGCGCCTGCTTGATACGCAGTTTGATCGCGACCTTGATCAGGGCTACGCCTTGCTGGAAGTTCAGGGGCGCGTGTACGCGCACACCCTTGAGCACCGCATGCCGGACATCCTGCTGCCCCCGGCCGTGAAGACGGGAGAAGCGCACGATGCCCCGGCCGAAACCGGGGTGCGGGAAGAAAAAGGCGTCCCCGCTGGCGTTACCGAGCGCATTGTGACCCTGTCCAATGGCAGAAGGTATCACGAAATCGCCTGGCCGCTGCTTGACGGCCATGCGGGCGTCTTGCGCATGGGCTTTTCGCAGCACGACATTGAAATGCGCATCAGCCAGTTGTGGAAAGAGACCGCCGGGCTCACCTTCATCATCCTCCTGCTGGCCCTCGTAGCGGGCACCCTCTGGCTGCGCCGGGTGGGCCGCCCTCTCGCCGCGCTGTCACGTGCTCTGGACTCTGTGGGACGGGGCAACCTCACCACCCGCGTGGCGGTATACGGGCAAAATGAAGTGGCCGTCATGGCCCGCGCGTTCAACTCCATGAGCGAAAAGCTTGAGGGAACCATGCTTTCCATGGAGGCGCAGGCGGCGGCACTGCAACGCTCGCACCGGCAATTACGCCTGTGCAATGACATTGTTACGGCCTTTGCGGCCCTGGACGGGCTTGAGATCATGGCCCGCCGCCTGCCGGACTATCTGAGCGATATAGCCCCTGTTCCCTACTGCCTGCTTTTTCTTGAGCATGACCGAAACTGTGTGGTTACGGCCCAGGGCCGCGCGTGCACGCCCCTCTTTGGCCGCGACGCCTGGGATTCGGCCCTGCAACTGCTTGAAGGGCGCGAGAATATCTTTACCACCAGCGGACTCAAGGAGCCCCTCGCGTCGCCGGAGGTAAGCGCCTGCCCCTGCCAGACCGTAGTGTGCATCGTACACGAGCATGTGCTGTGCGGCGCGCTTATGGCGGGGCACGGCCCCAAGGGCATGGACGAGGCCGATCTGGCGGCCCTGGCCCTTGTGCTGAACCAGATCGCGGGCAGCATCAGCCGCGCCCTGCGTTATGAAAAGGAATCGCGGGGGCAACGCCTGCACGAAGGCGTGGACAACTTCAACGGCATGCTGGGGCGCTCATCCCGCATGCGCGCCATTTTCCAGCGCATCGCCGATGTGGCCTCCAGCGACGCCACGGTGCTCATCACCGGCGAAAGCGGCACGGGCAAGGAACTGGCCGCCAGAGCCATCCACAAGCTCAGCGGGCGTCGAGAAAAGCCCTTTGTGGTCATCAACTGCGCCGCCTACCCTGAAAGCCTGCTGGAAAGCGAGCTTTTCGGCTATGAAAAAGGCGCGTTCACCGGGGCGCTGCGGCAAAAGCCCGGCCGCTTTGAACAGGCTGACGGCGGCACGGTCTTTCTGGATGAAATAGGCGAAATCTCCCCCGTGGCCCAGGTTCGCCTGCTGCGCGTATTGCAGACCCGGCAGTTCGAGCGGGTGGGCGGCGAAGAAACGCTTACGGTCAACGTGCGGGTGCTGGCCGCCACCAACCGCGACCTGGCCGCCGAGGTGCGCAAGGGGCAGTTCCGCGAAGACCTGTACTACCGCCTTGATGTCATCTCCTTGGTAATGCCGCCCCTGCGGGACAGGCCAGGCGACCTGCCCCTGCTGGCGCGGCACTTTCTGGAAAGTCTGGCCAAACGCACGGGCCGCCAGCCCTGCACGCTCAGCCCCGCCGCCACGCGGCTGCTCATGGCTTATGACTGGCCCGGCAACGTGCGTGAACTGGAAAACATGCTGGAGCAGTGCGCCACCCTGAGCCGCCACGGTGCCATCACCCCTGCCGATCTGCCGGAGCGCATGCGCGTCTTCAACGTGCCGGGCGCATCAGGCCGCCCGTCTTCCATCTCCCACTCCGCTGCTGCCCAGACCCTGGAGGACAAGGAAGCGACCGCCATTCGCGAGGCGCTGGAACAGTGCGCCTGGAGCCGCAAGGATGCCGCCGCCCGACTCGGTATAGGCCGAACGACCCTCTATTCGAAGATGAAACGCTACGGCATCAGGCCGCCTGAGACTGCCTGA